Proteins from one Paenibacillus amylolyticus genomic window:
- the sufB gene encoding Fe-S cluster assembly protein SufB, which translates to MAKKAPEMEEYKYGFRDEHKSIFQTGKGLTAEVVTEISRIKNEPEWMLEFRLKSLKQFEKMPMPKWGGDLDELDFNDIQYYVRASDKQGKTWEEVPSEIKETFDKLGIPEAEQKFLAGVSAQYESEVVYHNMQKELEDQGVIFMDTDTALREHPEILREYFATVIPPADNKFAALNSAVWSGGSFIYVPKGVKCEVPLQAYFRINSENMGQFERTLIIADEDSFVHYVEGCTAPIYSTNSLHSAVVEIICKKNARVRYTTIQNWAPNIYNLVTKRAVAEENATMEWVDGNIGSKLTMKYPAVVLKGRGAKGSVLSIAVAGKNQHQDAGAKMIHLAPDTTSTIVSKSISKHGGKVTYRGLASFGRQAEGAKSNIKCDTLILDNESTSDTIPYNEIMNDNIMLEHEATVSKVSEDQLFYLMSRGLTDAEATQMIIMGFIEPFTKELPMEYAVEMNRLIKFEMEGSIG; encoded by the coding sequence GGAAGAGTATAAATATGGTTTTCGCGACGAGCACAAATCCATCTTTCAAACCGGTAAAGGTCTGACTGCAGAAGTGGTTACCGAGATTTCCCGGATTAAGAACGAACCGGAATGGATGTTGGAGTTCCGTCTGAAATCCTTGAAACAATTCGAAAAGATGCCAATGCCGAAATGGGGCGGAGATCTCGACGAATTGGATTTCAACGATATTCAGTATTATGTTCGTGCTTCTGATAAGCAAGGGAAAACTTGGGAAGAGGTTCCGTCTGAAATCAAGGAAACCTTTGATAAACTGGGTATCCCTGAAGCAGAGCAAAAGTTCCTTGCAGGCGTATCGGCTCAGTATGAGTCCGAGGTTGTATACCACAACATGCAAAAGGAATTGGAAGATCAGGGTGTAATCTTCATGGATACGGATACGGCTCTTAGAGAGCATCCGGAAATCCTGCGTGAATATTTTGCAACGGTTATTCCGCCAGCAGATAACAAATTTGCTGCATTGAATAGTGCGGTATGGTCCGGAGGAAGCTTCATCTACGTGCCTAAGGGCGTTAAATGTGAAGTGCCTCTGCAAGCCTACTTCCGGATTAACTCCGAGAATATGGGACAATTCGAGCGTACACTTATCATTGCGGACGAAGACAGCTTCGTTCACTATGTAGAGGGCTGTACAGCTCCAATCTACAGCACGAACTCCTTGCACAGTGCGGTCGTTGAGATCATTTGTAAGAAAAATGCCCGTGTTCGTTACACAACGATTCAAAACTGGGCACCAAACATCTACAACCTCGTGACAAAACGTGCGGTTGCAGAAGAAAATGCAACAATGGAATGGGTCGATGGTAACATTGGTTCCAAACTGACAATGAAATATCCAGCGGTTGTACTGAAAGGCCGTGGAGCGAAAGGTTCCGTACTCTCCATCGCTGTTGCCGGTAAAAACCAGCACCAGGATGCAGGTGCGAAAATGATCCACTTGGCTCCGGATACAACATCTACGATCGTATCCAAGTCCATCAGTAAACATGGTGGTAAAGTAACGTACCGTGGTTTGGCTTCCTTTGGACGTCAAGCGGAGGGCGCGAAATCCAATATCAAGTGTGATACACTCATTCTGGATAATGAGTCCACATCGGATACAATTCCTTACAATGAAATCATGAATGATAACATCATGCTGGAGCATGAAGCTACAGTATCCAAAGTGTCCGAGGATCAACTCTTCTATCTGATGAGCCGCGGTCTGACGGATGCAGAAGCTACACAGATGATCATCATGGGCTTCATTGAGCCGTTTACGAAGGAATTGCCAATGGAATACGCTGTTGAGATGAATAGATTGATCAAGTTTGAAATGGAAGGCTCTATTGGTTAA